The genomic interval CGAGATCTAATAATTCATTAACCAAACGTCCCATACGGAGTGATTCATCATATATGACCTGCGCAATTTCTTTCTTTTCTTCATCAGTACTTGCAATATCATCAACGATCGCTTCACTATATCCTTGAAGCATTGAAATTGGTGTTCGTAATTCATGACTAACATTTGCAATAAAATCCTTGCGCAGCTTATCTAAACGCCGCTCCTCAGTCATGTCCCTTAACACAGCAACCGCACCGCGAACATATGATTGGTTATACAATGGACTCATTAGAATAACCCAACTTCTACCTTGCAGAGTTATTTCATGTAGCTGTTCATTATTTGTATTTACAACATGCTGAAAGAGATCCATAACTTCTGGAGGAAGCTCTTCACCAGAATGTACATTCATTCCTTTGTCATAATACCAGGCCTGTAAAAACCGTTCTGCAGGAGGATTTGTAATTAAAATGATTCCATCATGATTTAAGGTAATGACTCCGTCTGCCATACTGCTCAATATATTTGTTAAATGTTCCTTTTCTTGACTTAATGCGTTTATATGGAATTTTAACTGCTTTCCCATTTGATTGAAAGCAATTCCAAGTTCACCTATTTCATCATTTGACATAATAGGTACTTGATCATCAAATTTTCCTTTTGCTAACTCTTGTGCTACCTCTTTCATTTTTCTCAAAGGATACGTAATTCTCGTAGATAAAAAGAAAGCAAATATTGTTGTTAAGACAATGGCAATACCAGCTGCATAAATAATATATTTCGTCGTATGTTTTGTTGTTTCATGAACTGCTGAAAGCGATTGTGAAATAAAAACGGCACCTTCAACATTTTCCGAAACTGAGTATGGAACACCAACTATTAATACTTCTTCTTCTGCATTTTCGACTTGATCATTCAGGTCATCTAAATTTGTACGTTTACTAATTTTACTCTCATTTGTAAATACACTTGTTAGATCAGGATCTTTTGCAATATCTTCAAATTCAAGATGGGGGACATTTTCATATTCGATTGGTGAATTCCAAAAAGTATCATTGTCTTCAACAATAAGGATATGAGTTAATTCATCTGTTAATTCCCATGTAATTGATCTGGCTAAAGATTGATCTTCATGACTTTCCAAAATAACGGAGACTTTATTCGCAAGTTGTGTTAGCTCTTTCTCAGCTTCATCAACATGATAATTTTCAATGAATTCCAACATAAAAATGGTTAAAACAAATAAGACAAAGATTACGAGCAAAATAATCGTTCCCCAAACTTTACCAACTACACTTCGCCAAAGCCTCATGCATTATTAACCTCAAATTTATAGCCTACTCCCCATACTGTAACAATCATTTTTGCTGCTTCAGGGGATACTTTACTTAATTTTTCACGAAGACGTTTTACGTGTGTATCAACCGTACGCAGATCTCCAAAAAATTCATATTGCCACACTTCTTTTAACAACTTCTCACGATCATAAACCTTATCAGGTGTTTTTGCTAAAAAGTAGAGCAGTTCGTATTCTTTAGGAGTTAAACTAACTTCTAAACCATCTGCTGTTACACGATGTGCATCATGATCAATTGAAAGATGCGGAAAAACGATGACATTTTTCGCTTTCGTATCCGTTTTTAAATAGGAAGTTTGTGAGGATCTTCTTAATAAAGCCTTAACTCTTAATACAACTTCTCTTGGACTAAAAGGTTTTACAATATAATCATCAGTACCTACTTCAAATCCTTGTACACGATTTGCTTCTTCACCTTTAGCGGTTAACATAATGATTGGAGTTGCTTTTTTCTCACGAAGTTGTTTACACACTTCAATACCATCGATACCTGGCATCATAATATCAAGTAAAATAAGGTCATAATCGTTGTTTAAGCCAAGCTCTAATGCCTCATGGCCATTTTCCGCTTCTTCGATTTCATATTTTTCTCTTTCTAAATACATACGTAAAAGTCGTCTGATTCGATCTTCATCATCTACCACTAAAATTTTTGCAAATTGATTCTCTTCCATTACGATTCCTCCTAGTGTGAAATGCTCTAATGTTTGGCATGTGATTCGTGAACTGCTCCTATTTACAAGAAGGTTTAATCCTTTCTTTAGGAGTCAACTTATGTAATGATATACCCGCGCAGGAGCTAGACACGGATTCTTGAGTTTAATTCCTATTCACTATTATCATTAGCTAAAAGCTCTAACGCTAATATAAGCCATTATTTCCATGATTAAAAAGAAAAGCCTGTCACCGCAAAAGAGTGAAGGCTTTGATAGCAGTGTGTTTTACTATCCTACTAAAACGCTAATTTTCTATGCATATGAATGCAATCCAGCAATGACTAAGTTTACAAAAATCAAGTTAAACATAATGATCGCAAAACCAATCACGGCAAGCCATGCTGATTTTTCACCATGCCATCCCTTTGAGAGACGAAGGTGTAAGTATGCAGCATAAAACAAAAATGTAATAAGTGCCCAAACTTCTTTCGGATCCCAGCCCCAAAATCGAGTCCAGGCGATTTGCGCCCATATCATTGCAAAAATTAAGGCCCCAAGTGTAAATACCGGAAAACCGATTGCAACCGACCGATAACCGATTTCATCGACTAAATCCAGGTTTACATTTTTCGTAAATGGTTGAATAGATGCTGAGATTCGTTTTCGGAATACCAATCTTAATATTCCATAAAGAAGTGATCCGACAACAACTGACCAAATAACCGTATTCAGCTTTCTTGCTGAAATGATTGCGGGAAGTTCTACTAACGGTTCAAATTTCCCTTCTGTTACTAATTCTCCTTCATGTGGACCAACTAATGCAGGTAAAGTAAATGTCATTACTGCTTCCTGCTCATTTTTATCTATCCAATTAAAATCTGCTTGATAATCCATCGCCTTAAATGTGCTAGTAATTATAATAAACCCTAATGCAACAACTAGTATATACATGACACATTCTAACCAAAATGTTTTTTTTGTAGATTTCGTTTGATCAACTACCTTTACAAGATGTATAATTCCGGCAATCGCACTTATTGATAAGATTGCTTGTCCTAAAGCAGCAGTTGTTACATGTATGTATAGCCAGTGAGTCTGCAATGATGGAATAAGCGGACTAATTTCTGATGGAAACATACTCGCATATGCAATGATAAGGATAACAATAGGTAAAGTAAATAAACCTAAAATAGCTACCTTGTAAATGAAAAATAAAATAATGAACGCAAGCACCATCATCATGCCAAATGCAGTTGCAAATTCATATAAATTACTTACCGGAGCATGCCCTGAAGCAATCCATCTCGTAATAAAGTACCCAAGCTGTGTAGCAAAACCGGCAATTGTTGTCACCACTGCAAGTATTGTCCACTTACTCATTTTATCTGATTTTGACCGTTTGTCACGGATGGAACCGCCAAATAAGAAAATGGCAAACAAGTATAGTATAAAAGCAATCTCTAATAAAGTACTACTAAGTTCCGCCACAATTTCCCCTCCCTCTTGCAATCTTATTTATCAGTTCTGTCTTTGAAAATGGGCGTAATGTACACAGTCACTTTATTCCTTTTCCTTCTGATCAATAGGTAATGTTAACGATGTACCTTCTAATATCTTTTTCAATTCCTTTGCTAAGGCAAAATAATTTTTATTTGTATGTCCAGCTATCAATACTTCGGATTCATTGCGTTTGATCCAGATTCTCCGGTGATTCCAATAACTTCCCTGGAGAACACCAATCATAAAGATTGCACCGCCAAGCCCAAGTACCCATAGTGTTAAGTCTTTTCTAACAGTTAGTGCAGTAAGATTTTTTGTTTCAACACCTTCAAATTTCATCTTATACTGATTTTCTCCTGAAGCCTCTATTGTTTGTTGTATGGCAACAAAACTTGTCTCACCTTCAGGTTTTTCAGGACTTATCATTTTAAAGACAAATGCAGGATTGTTTGGAACATTTGTCTTAGTGGAAGGAGTCCCATCATCCTTAAAGAAAAAATCTGGTAGGTATGTAGCAAGTTCAACTTTATAACCATTTCCTAAATCATAGGTTGATTGAGGATTTAGAAGATCAACCGTCACTTGTCCAAAAGCTTTTTCTGTTTCTTTATCTATTAAACTAAATGTCATTTTATTTAATTCATTTAATTTATAATCAACTTGATAGAGAGAAAAACGATCGAATTTAAGTGGTTCATTTACTTGAATTTCTGCCTGCTTTATTTTTTCAAGGTTAGGTTCTTCACCATGGATAAACTCGCCTTTTCTTTCGTATAGAACAACATCAGACTGAAAATCTTTAACAATACTTCCATCTCCTACACGAGTAATGGCATCCGAAAAAACTTCATTTTCTTTGTCTTTTTCATATGTTTCCATAGTGAATTTTTTATTTTCTAAATAATACTGTCCATCGGTTCCAGGAATAACTTGTGTCTCACCTTCTCTTAACCAAAGGACTTCATCGACATACATGCCTGGAAAAAATCGCAGCATACCGCCGATTAAAAAGATAATTAATCCACAGTGATTAACATAAGGACCCCATCTAGAAAAGCGGCCTTTTTCAGCTAGTAAGTTTCCATTCTCTTCTTTTACCTTATAGCGGCTTGATTCTAACCTTTCTTTTATTAACTCTAGGTTCATTTCATTTGTTTTAGTAGAACTATATAATCTTTGTCGCTTCATAAACGAATTGTGTCTAGAAACACCTTGCTTTTTCAATACTCGATATAATGGCACAAATCGATCTAAACTCGCAATTACAAGTGAGATACCTAATGAAGCTACCAAAATCATGTACCACCAGGAACCATATAAATTATGAAAACCTAACTGATAATACAATTGCCCGAGAACTCCATATTCATCCTTGTAAAACTCACTTGGAGTTGCTGTCGGAGGAATATACATTTCCTGTGGAAAAACGGTTCCAAGAGCCGAGGCTATTAAAAGTAAGACAATGATCCATATCCCTACCTTAACCGATGAAAAGAAGTTCCATATTTTATCAACAATCGTTTTTTTATAAGTTTGAGACCGTCTTGCAGTTCCTTCATATTTCATATCCAATAGTTTTTGTTGGTCTTTTATCTCTTTTACTCCTATTGGATTACCACATGATTCACATAGATGTGTCCCCTCTGGATTTATGTGACCGCACTCACATTGTACCTTATTCATCCTGAAAACTCCCCATTTAAGGTTTTATCTGCTCCATAAAATCTGCTACCATTCTTTCTGTTAATGATCCTGACGTAATATGTTCAACTTTACCTTCAGGGTTAATAAGGAAAGTAGTTGGAAGTGGTCCAACTCCGTAAGCATTTAAGACTTGTCGGTCTTTATCTAGGAGAATAGGGAATGTTAAATCATGTTTATCAACAAAACTTTCAACAGCAATATTAGATTCAGCAATATTAACTGCTAACACTTCAACACCTTGTGACTTATAATAATCGTATTGATTCTCCATATATGGCATTTCACGTTCACAAGGCTCACACCATGTTCCCCAGAAATTTAAAAATACTCCCTTTCCTTTATAATCAGAAAGCTTGTGTTTGTTCCCCTCTAAATCTGTTAATAAAAAATCGGGTGCTACACTACCAACCTTTATTTTCTCATTACTAACAAAGAAATTAGAATATAATGTATAACCTATTGCACTAAGCAATAGAATTAAAATAATAGAGCGCATGAGTAAACGCTTTTTCTTCATTAACAAACTCCCCTAATCTTAAAACATTCACAGTCATTATAACATTATCTAAAAATATGAATGATACATAATTTGAAGTTTATGTGAAAATTACTGTGCTTGTTTCCCATGTTTAGCTAATGCCCTAAGCTGCTTCACTTCGTGTGGTGTTAATTCTCTTGAATCGCCAGTTGTAAGACCTCTTAAATCAAGAAATGCATATTGCTCTCTTTTTAGTTTTTGAACAGGATGACCAATTGCTTCCAGCATCCGTCTAACTTGTCGATTACGACCTTCATGAATTTTCAACTCGATAATGGACGTCTGTTTTTTCTTATCAATGGATAACACTTTCACCTTAGCTGGTGCAGTTTTTCCATCTTCAAGATGTACACCTTTTTCAAGTTGTCTTATCTTCTCGCGTGGAGGAATACCTTTTACTTTTGCAACATATGTTTTTTCAACTTCATAGCGTGGATGCATTAAAGTATTGGCAAACTCACCATCATTTGTAAGAAGTAAAATTCCTGTCGTATCATAATCAAGTCTTCCGATTGGATAAATCCGTTGTTTTATGTATGGGAAAAAGTCTGTTACAACCTTCCGACCTTTATCATCCTGTGCCGCTGAAATAACACCTGCAGGTTTATATAACAGTAAATATACTGGTTCCTCGCGTTCTAATGGTATACCTTCCACTTCAACGCGATCTTGTTCAGTGACCTTTGTTCCAAGTTCTTTTACTACTTTTCCATTTACCTTTACTTTACCTTCTAAAATCAACTGCTCAGCCTTTCGTCTAGATGCCACACCTGCATGAGCTATTACCTTCTGTAAGCGTTCCATTTTTTCACCTCATAAATCATATTACTTCTTTCGATTTCTTTAGACAAGTCCAGATACTAAAATCGACTACTATATATAGCCAACTCTTGACAATAATCGTCATTTTCCGTTTATCATCATACCATAGTTTCTGTTCTCTGTAATTCTTAAGTGTATTGGTAGAGTAATGAAGCCAGTTTTAATTCTATCTTTTGTTGCTTGAAACAAATTATTATCGAGTTTTTCGAGAAGATCTTACTAAATAATTGTATATCATTATTTGTTTAATTTTACTTTGAAAAACTTTAATAGGACCGCTCTTTTAAGTGACATGTCCTTCACCTAAAAGAGGATCTTTTAGATCTTTCTAATATGGAATTTCGGCCATTTTCAGCTCAATAAAGCGATGATTTATGATGAGTCTTTTAAGTTAACAGTAGTATTTGAGAGTAAGAA from Metabacillus sediminilitoris carries:
- the ccsB gene encoding c-type cytochrome biogenesis protein CcsB, yielding MAELSSTLLEIAFILYLFAIFLFGGSIRDKRSKSDKMSKWTILAVVTTIAGFATQLGYFITRWIASGHAPVSNLYEFATAFGMMMVLAFIILFFIYKVAILGLFTLPIVILIIAYASMFPSEISPLIPSLQTHWLYIHVTTAALGQAILSISAIAGIIHLVKVVDQTKSTKKTFWLECVMYILVVALGFIIITSTFKAMDYQADFNWIDKNEQEAVMTFTLPALVGPHEGELVTEGKFEPLVELPAIISARKLNTVIWSVVVGSLLYGILRLVFRKRISASIQPFTKNVNLDLVDEIGYRSVAIGFPVFTLGALIFAMIWAQIAWTRFWGWDPKEVWALITFLFYAAYLHLRLSKGWHGEKSAWLAVIGFAIIMFNLIFVNLVIAGLHSYA
- the rluB gene encoding 23S rRNA pseudouridine(2605) synthase RluB, giving the protein MERLQKVIAHAGVASRRKAEQLILEGKVKVNGKVVKELGTKVTEQDRVEVEGIPLEREEPVYLLLYKPAGVISAAQDDKGRKVVTDFFPYIKQRIYPIGRLDYDTTGILLLTNDGEFANTLMHPRYEVEKTYVAKVKGIPPREKIRQLEKGVHLEDGKTAPAKVKVLSIDKKKQTSIIELKIHEGRNRQVRRMLEAIGHPVQKLKREQYAFLDLRGLTTGDSRELTPHEVKQLRALAKHGKQAQ
- the resA gene encoding thiol-disulfide oxidoreductase ResA, coding for MKKKRLLMRSIILILLLSAIGYTLYSNFFVSNEKIKVGSVAPDFLLTDLEGNKHKLSDYKGKGVFLNFWGTWCEPCEREMPYMENQYDYYKSQGVEVLAVNIAESNIAVESFVDKHDLTFPILLDKDRQVLNAYGVGPLPTTFLINPEGKVEHITSGSLTERMVADFMEQIKP
- a CDS encoding response regulator transcription factor, translating into MEENQFAKILVVDDEDRIRRLLRMYLEREKYEIEEAENGHEALELGLNNDYDLILLDIMMPGIDGIEVCKQLREKKATPIIMLTAKGEEANRVQGFEVGTDDYIVKPFSPREVVLRVKALLRRSSQTSYLKTDTKAKNVIVFPHLSIDHDAHRVTADGLEVSLTPKEYELLYFLAKTPDKVYDREKLLKEVWQYEFFGDLRTVDTHVKRLREKLSKVSPEAAKMIVTVWGVGYKFEVNNA
- the resB gene encoding cytochrome c biogenesis protein ResB, which produces MNKVQCECGHINPEGTHLCESCGNPIGVKEIKDQQKLLDMKYEGTARRSQTYKKTIVDKIWNFFSSVKVGIWIIVLLLIASALGTVFPQEMYIPPTATPSEFYKDEYGVLGQLYYQLGFHNLYGSWWYMILVASLGISLVIASLDRFVPLYRVLKKQGVSRHNSFMKRQRLYSSTKTNEMNLELIKERLESSRYKVKEENGNLLAEKGRFSRWGPYVNHCGLIIFLIGGMLRFFPGMYVDEVLWLREGETQVIPGTDGQYYLENKKFTMETYEKDKENEVFSDAITRVGDGSIVKDFQSDVVLYERKGEFIHGEEPNLEKIKQAEIQVNEPLKFDRFSLYQVDYKLNELNKMTFSLIDKETEKAFGQVTVDLLNPQSTYDLGNGYKVELATYLPDFFFKDDGTPSTKTNVPNNPAFVFKMISPEKPEGETSFVAIQQTIEASGENQYKMKFEGVETKNLTALTVRKDLTLWVLGLGGAIFMIGVLQGSYWNHRRIWIKRNESEVLIAGHTNKNYFALAKELKKILEGTSLTLPIDQKEKE
- a CDS encoding ATP-binding protein — translated: MRLWRSVVGKVWGTIILLVIFVLFVLTIFMLEFIENYHVDEAEKELTQLANKVSVILESHEDQSLARSITWELTDELTHILIVEDNDTFWNSPIEYENVPHLEFEDIAKDPDLTSVFTNESKISKRTNLDDLNDQVENAEEEVLIVGVPYSVSENVEGAVFISQSLSAVHETTKHTTKYIIYAAGIAIVLTTIFAFFLSTRITYPLRKMKEVAQELAKGKFDDQVPIMSNDEIGELGIAFNQMGKQLKFHINALSQEKEHLTNILSSMADGVITLNHDGIILITNPPAERFLQAWYYDKGMNVHSGEELPPEVMDLFQHVVNTNNEQLHEITLQGRSWVILMSPLYNQSYVRGAVAVLRDMTEERRLDKLRKDFIANVSHELRTPISMLQGYSEAIVDDIASTDEEKKEIAQVIYDESLRMGRLVNELLDLARMEAGHITLNFEEISVPQFIDKINRKFQGLAKDKQISLQANVHLEENHYVVDPDRIEQVLTNLIDNAIRHTSEHGAVSISVEDNESGLKILVQDSGSGIPEDDLPFVFERFYKADKARTRGRAGTGLGLAIVKNIIEAHKGKIQVHSKLGEGTTFSIILPRIRLNSA